In Marinobacter salinisoli, the DNA window CGCGCTTATTCCGCTTTGGACGCGTTTCCCGGAACCCTGGATACTACCGGTCGGTGGATTTCTGGTTGGCTTTTTGACCAACTGGCTGGCGATCAATCTGATCTTTACGCCGGTTCGCCCTCGCCGGTTCCTGTTCTGGACAATTCAGGGGTTGTTTCTGCGGCGCCAGCCGGAAATTGCCGAGGTTTGGGCTCAGTTGGTGGCTGATGAGCTGATCACGGTTGAAAAAGTGGCTGACGCAATGCTGAACGGGCACCGTGGTGACCGAACCCGGGCTATTATCCAGAAGCATCTGCGGCCATTGCTCGATGATTCGATGATTATGAAGCTGACGGCGCAAGTCAGTGTGGGGATGGCCGGCTACACCGAACTGAAGAAGGTGATGAACCAGAAAGCGGTAAAGGCAACGAAAGAGGTTTTTAGTGACCCGGAGTTCAATCGGGAGCGTGCGCCGGTGGTCGCTGATGTGTTGTCGTCTCAACTCAAGGCGCTTGGGCCGGCCGAGTTTCAGGATATCCTTCGTCCAGCCTTCCGTGAGGAGGAGCTGCTACTGATGTTTGTTGGCGGCCTTTTCGGTGCAGTTGCTGGAATAGCCCAGTTTATTTCACTGACCTATTTTCAATTCTCAGGCTGAGGTGCGGGAGGCCGGACATGTCTGACTGGACGTTCATTGCAGTCATCGCTCTGGTGACGGGGTCCGTCGTGGCGCTTGTGTTGCTTGGCGTTTGGCTGCTTGTTGTGCGGCCCCATCTGGACCGGAAGGTTGAGCAGCTGATCGAGGCTTCCCAGAATATTGAGCTAAAGGTGAGTCAGGGTGTGAAGCGAGGTGTCCGGGAGGCTTTTCGGGAAATACCGGAGACCGCGCTGGATGGAACCCTGAAGGAATCCACCCGGCAGTTTCGAAAATTCGGATCTGCTTTGTTCGAGAACGGCCTGAGCAGCTTTATTGGCAATGCCGATGATTTAGAGCGCCGCACACCTCGTTCACCAAAGGCCGATAAAGAGGATTAGAGGCAGTTGGTGGGCCGGGGCAGGCCGGCAATCCGGCAGGCGGTTTTGGCCGGAGTGCCCGGAAATAACTGCATCAGGTAGATGCTATTACCTTTCTCTTCACCCAGGGCTTCCCGAACGGCTTTAACAAACAGTCGGTTGGAAGGTGGAGAGATTTCGTGCTTGGTGTAGAAGAATCTCAGAAAGTCGATGATCTCCCAGTGATTTTCTGAAAGTTCAATTGCGTCCTCTTCAGCAATCAGCTCTGCCACCTCATGAGTCCAGGCGTTGGCGTCCTCCAGAAAACCCTCGTTATTTCTTACAGGTAGGTTTTGATCAATTGCCATGCGGATCACCAGCTGATTACGCGTTTCGCTTGAAGAGTCAGATCGACCAGTCCCTCATAATCCAGAGTTGACGCAGCACTTCCGTCGGCGGGAAGTCCGCGTGCCTCTAGGTCTGACTGAATGGCAAACACCGAGTGCAGCGGCAACTGCTGCGTCACAGGAAGGGCGGTGACCCCGTTTTCCGTCAAGACCAGCGCGTCCTCCGGCCCGAGCATGGCCAGGCACTCGTTGAACCGGGGATGCTCCGGCGTCTTGTTTAGGATATGTAAGGTATGGATGTCGCTCATTTTAGCCATCTTAAAGAGAAATCAGTTTGAGAAAACGATACTGGTGTAGCTGGCAAGCAGATCGTGGCTGCTTTTGGTGATCGTTGTGCCCGCAATAAGCTCATCCTGGGCGAGGCCGTAGCGCTCGCAGGAAACCTGATCAGCCATAATTTTGTCGATACCGAAAATGGGCGCTGCGGTGATATTTTTTTCGGCTGATTTTTGCCCGATTGCCTCCGGCGCCTGGCCTTTGCGCAGCCAGTTCACGCCAGCCCCAGTGAACAGCAGGCTCACCTCTTGATCAAAGGTTGCCAGCGAGAAAGCCATGTCCAGCGCCTCGCGGCCGGCCCAGTTACCGTAGGGCGCTTGGTCGATCACGATGAGCGTTGTCATGCGTTAACTCCCGCTGTGGAAATACAAGGTCTTGGAGGATTTGATTGTACCCTCGACCCATTCGCCGAGCCCCGCGATCACAAAGGGTGAGAGCAGGTTATTGGATGCCAATTGGTAGCGCTTTTGTTCACCTTCATCGATCAGGCCCCGACGGAGGGCTGAAGCGACGCATGCAACGCCGGCTACTTGATGGTCATCCAGGAAAGAAGCCCAGGCATTCGGCCAGTGTGTTTCGTCTGATGGTGGTGTTGCCAGTGAAGACGCCAGGTGAACACCGTCCCCGTAAAGGAAGACCCGGTCAATTCTATGGCCTTTTGCGACGGCGGCCTTGGCGAAGGCGAGTGCGGTTTGAGGCGCCTGAGATGAATACGGAGCGCCGGTTATCACCAGAGTGAAAGATTCGGAGGCTTGTTCGCGCATAGTTTTTTTTACATGAAAACGTTCAGAAAGCAAAAGCCCCGGCCAGAGCCGGGGCTTTTCTGTCCAATGCCAGCAACGTTTTATTCGTCGTTGAAGGCGCCGATCAGGTGCAACAGGCTCGTGAACAGGTTGTAGATGTTCAGGTAGAGCGCTGTCGTTGCCATCACGTAGTTGGTTTCACCGCCGTTCACGATGCGGCTGGTGTCAAACAGGATCAGGCCGGACATCAGCAAAACGATTGCTGCACTCAGTGCCAGGCTGAACGCGCTGATTTCGACACCGAACATGGAGGCTACAAACATGCCCAGCATGCCAAAGATCACAACCATCAGGCCGGCAAACAGGAAGCCGCCCATGAAGCTGAAATCCTTCTTGGTAGTCAGCACATAAGCCGACAGCGAGAAGAAAACCAATGCGGTTCCACCCAGAGCCTGCATCACAATGCTACCGCCATTCGACATCGACAGGTAGTAGGTGAGGATCGGGCCGAGCGACAGGCCCAAGAGGCCGGTGAAGGCAAAAACGACAGCGATGCCCTTGGAGCTGTTAGCGGTACGAGGCAGTACCAGCCAGATCAGCGCCAAAGCGCCCAGGCTGCAGAGCAAGCTCGCGCCGCGACCCAGTCCAACGGCCATCGACACACCTGCCATCACCGCGCTGAACGCCAGTGTCATAGCGAGCAGGGTATAGGTGTTGCGCAACACTTTGGTGACGTCGGCATTGATACCTGTCGACGTTCCGGCGTGAGGCGCCGCATAGGTGCCTTGTTGACTGTTGATATGTCTGTTCTCCATTCTCATCTCCACTGATGACGATTCTGAGTTCTATTGTCCCATAATAATGTCAGCTACGTAACTTTCAATCATTTACGACCGTAAACCTGCCTATGGATTCCATTAAATGGCGGTAATGCGGAAAAAACCCCTCGCGGTGTTTTGGGGGCGTTGACAGCTGAGGCAATTCCGGTATCATGCTCACCGCTGTCGCAAGGCAGTAATGGAAAAAACGGTGGGCTGGCAGAGTGGCTGAATGCAGCGGTCTTGAAAACCGCCGAAGGTTAATAGCCTTCCCGGGGTTCGAATCCCTGGCCCACCGCCATTTTTTTCCAATAATCAGCATCTTAG includes these proteins:
- a CDS encoding DsrE family protein, with product MTTLIVIDQAPYGNWAGREALDMAFSLATFDQEVSLLFTGAGVNWLRKGQAPEAIGQKSAEKNITAAPIFGIDKIMADQVSCERYGLAQDELIAGTTITKSSHDLLASYTSIVFSN
- a CDS encoding TusE/DsrC/DsvC family sulfur relay protein, whose translation is MAIDQNLPVRNNEGFLEDANAWTHEVAELIAEEDAIELSENHWEIIDFLRFFYTKHEISPPSNRLFVKAVREALGEEKGNSIYLMQLFPGTPAKTACRIAGLPRPTNCL
- the tusB gene encoding sulfurtransferase complex subunit TusB codes for the protein MSDIHTLHILNKTPEHPRFNECLAMLGPEDALVLTENGVTALPVTQQLPLHSVFAIQSDLEARGLPADGSAASTLDYEGLVDLTLQAKRVISW
- a CDS encoding DUF445 family protein, which translates into the protein MSDATLLLLPIVAGLIGWATNWLAIKMSFYPVRFIGLGAIGWQGVIPRKSEKMAHICVDRTMQQFGDLNAVYEKLEPQRIVEQIISQVTPRMDEYIDEIMYEIQPVLWDNLPLFVKRRIYQWARQQLPNRVEELVEDFGDDLDDLVDLKALLSKELEKHPDLMNRIFQQAGAVELRSVVNCGALLGGLLGAALIPLWTRFPEPWILPVGGFLVGFLTNWLAINLIFTPVRPRRFLFWTIQGLFLRRQPEIAEVWAQLVADELITVEKVADAMLNGHRGDRTRAIIQKHLRPLLDDSMIMKLTAQVSVGMAGYTELKKVMNQKAVKATKEVFSDPEFNRERAPVVADVLSSQLKALGPAEFQDILRPAFREEELLLMFVGGLFGAVAGIAQFISLTYFQFSG
- the tusD gene encoding sulfurtransferase complex subunit TusD, encoding MREQASESFTLVITGAPYSSQAPQTALAFAKAAVAKGHRIDRVFLYGDGVHLASSLATPPSDETHWPNAWASFLDDHQVAGVACVASALRRGLIDEGEQKRYQLASNNLLSPFVIAGLGEWVEGTIKSSKTLYFHSGS
- a CDS encoding Bax inhibitor-1/YccA family protein, whose translation is MENRHINSQQGTYAAPHAGTSTGINADVTKVLRNTYTLLAMTLAFSAVMAGVSMAVGLGRGASLLCSLGALALIWLVLPRTANSSKGIAVVFAFTGLLGLSLGPILTYYLSMSNGGSIVMQALGGTALVFFSLSAYVLTTKKDFSFMGGFLFAGLMVVIFGMLGMFVASMFGVEISAFSLALSAAIVLLMSGLILFDTSRIVNGGETNYVMATTALYLNIYNLFTSLLHLIGAFNDE